In Deltaproteobacteria bacterium, a genomic segment contains:
- a CDS encoding ABC transporter ATP-binding protein, which produces MSILRVENLSIRFGGLAALRDVNFAVERGEIFAILGPNGAGKTTLFNCVNGIYKPGSGRVFFEDADVTGIRPDRAARLGIARTFQNIELFTHMTTMDNLLLGRHLAMRARTWRCAVFGPGVRREEIAAREHAERIIDFLDLHAARDLPVGMLPYGTRKLVEMARALALGPRLLLLDEPAAGMNHEERSELLWRIRDIRDDLGVTLLLVEHDMNLVMALADRVLVLDHGEAIASGPPEAIADDPEVARAYLGVATEKSA; this is translated from the coding sequence GTGTCGATCCTGCGCGTCGAAAATCTCTCGATCCGGTTCGGCGGTCTCGCCGCGCTGCGCGACGTGAATTTTGCCGTCGAACGCGGCGAGATCTTCGCCATTCTCGGGCCGAACGGAGCGGGAAAAACGACGCTCTTCAACTGCGTGAACGGGATCTACAAGCCGGGATCGGGGCGGGTGTTTTTCGAGGACGCCGACGTGACCGGCATCCGTCCCGACCGCGCCGCTCGGCTCGGCATCGCGCGCACATTCCAGAACATCGAATTGTTCACGCACATGACCACGATGGACAACCTGCTGCTCGGCCGGCATCTGGCGATGCGCGCCCGCACGTGGCGCTGCGCCGTGTTCGGTCCGGGGGTGCGTCGTGAGGAGATCGCCGCGCGCGAACACGCCGAGCGCATCATCGACTTTCTCGATCTGCACGCCGCGCGCGACCTGCCCGTGGGCATGCTGCCCTACGGCACGCGCAAGCTCGTCGAAATGGCGCGGGCGCTGGCGCTGGGACCGCGGCTGCTATTACTCGACGAGCCCGCCGCGGGCATGAACCACGAGGAGCGGTCCGAACTGCTGTGGCGCATCCGCGACATCCGCGACGACCTGGGCGTCACGCTGCTGCTCGTCGAGCACGACATGAATCTCGTCATGGCGCTCGCCGACCGCGTTCTGGTGCTCGATCACGGCGAGGCCATCGCCTCCGGCCCGCCCGAGGCCATCGCCGACGATCCCGAAGTCGCCCGGGCGTATCTCGGCGTCGCGACCGAGAAGTCCGCGTGA
- a CDS encoding ABC transporter ATP-binding protein, giving the protein MLALANVETNYGKIAALRGVSLEVRAGEIVALLGTNGAGKTTTLKTIMGLLDDQPEKGTIHFDGERIGGRDTEDIVRRGIALVPEGRQVFPDLSVHENLTMGAYARSGRADIARDMERVYAIFPRLAERRTQDAGTLSGGEQQMLAIGRGLMAAPRLLMLDEPSLGLAPILVAEIDRVIADLNREGLTILLVEQNANMALALADRAYVLESGRVVLAGESAALRENPDIKEFYLGKPHAVAPEDARRYKRKKRWQ; this is encoded by the coding sequence CTGCTCGCCCTCGCCAACGTCGAAACGAACTACGGCAAGATCGCCGCGCTGCGCGGCGTGTCGCTCGAGGTGCGCGCGGGCGAGATCGTCGCGCTGCTGGGCACGAACGGCGCGGGCAAGACCACCACGCTCAAGACGATCATGGGCCTGCTCGACGACCAGCCCGAAAAGGGCACGATCCATTTCGATGGCGAGCGCATCGGCGGGCGCGACACCGAGGACATCGTGCGTCGCGGCATCGCGCTCGTGCCTGAAGGTCGACAGGTCTTCCCCGATCTCAGCGTGCACGAGAACCTGACGATGGGCGCGTATGCGCGCTCGGGCCGCGCCGACATCGCCCGCGACATGGAGCGCGTATACGCGATTTTCCCCCGCCTCGCCGAACGCCGCACGCAGGACGCGGGCACGCTCTCGGGCGGCGAACAGCAGATGCTGGCGATCGGGCGCGGGCTCATGGCCGCGCCGCGCCTGCTGATGCTCGACGAACCCTCGCTCGGACTCGCGCCGATCCTCGTCGCCGAGATCGACCGCGTGATCGCCGATCTCAACCGCGAGGGGCTGACGATCCTGCTCGTCGAGCAGAACGCCAACATGGCGCTCGCATTGGCGGACCGCGCGTACGTGCTGGAATCGGGCCGCGTGGTGCTGGCGGGGGAATCGGCCGCGCTGCGCGAGAACCCCGACATCAAGGAATTCTACCTCGGCAAGCCGCACGCGGTCGCGCCCGAGGACGCGAGGCGCTACAAGCGCAAGAAGC